The stretch of DNA TATTTATGGTTTACTTGGTTTGTTGGccccttttaataaaaaagcaACTAACTATGAGTAATAGCCCGCTGTGATTTTTGGTGGAACAAATAAATACTCTGGCTGCaaaggtcttttttttttcctctgccTCCAAATTTCCATAAGCATAAGCCTTGGTTAACAGCCATATTCCCTCTAAACATTTTAAGTTTATATCATTAGAGCAACATTAGTGGTAGTTTCTCACCCCACTTtttcaagaaacaaaataataaaataaacaaaaaaaataagaaagggAATGTAATTAAAGTTAGAATCGATTGTTAACTTTTAAGAGGATGTAGAGAAATGATTTCTACACTTGTTCATTTTCTAGTGGTTTTAACAATTAAATTTAATCATGCAACTAAATAACtttagtttattaataaatagcTGAGAGATTAGATTTGAGAAATTTACCACTAAGGATGCTCTTATCTGATAAAATATTGGGAGCAAATAGTTTAAACATCAAAACAGCATGATGTGTTTTGTTgttaactaataataaatattaatattccATTATAAACAGCAAAACAAGTAATTGACTCGTTAATTCAACTATGTGTTGTAATTGGATGGATCAATTATTGGCTATGGGGTGTCAGTGTCAGATGAGATTGACATAATTGATcgagaaaaaaatatcaaatatacaaattattttcgtaTTAGGCACGAAAGGAAGAACAAGTCCTCTGAATATGTATGGATCGTGagctgagtttttttttttagttttactaatatatattttttaaaatcaagtACTTAATGATTTTTGAGTTGTTTGagttgaataaatatatcttgcatattttgCTTATGGGTTCAATTTTTCATTTATCGaatatataaccaaaaaaactaattcaataaaatcaaaAGTCATTCAGAATTTTAAATCGGTTTTCTTGATTTGATGAGATTTAGATATCCAAttcaaacatttattttattatggaTTTTCATGCTTTTAGAAAGTAGAAAGTACATTGtgttccaaaagaaaaaagttgaaagtacacaaacaaagaaaatacaGATATTACATAACAGAACAGAACATAACGGTCTTGATACCGAACCATTTTGTTTCCTTGTGTGTTCACTGTTCAGACCAAGTTAGGCAAACATCAAAAGCATCTACTCGGCTCCAAACTTCTTCCTGAGGACATAAGCATACTCAAGGATCTTATCAGAATCCGTCAATGCCTTAAccacgctctctctctctaaacacCTCTTGGTCCACTCAGTCAACTTTGGGAACTCTGTTTCGATACTGAACTCACCAAACTTCTCCATAGCTTTGAACCAGCTGTAATAACCCATCAACGCTATGTCTAGGAACCCAAACACTTCCCCACCGTAGTAAGTTTTGTCTCCAAGCTCTGTTTCAAGTGTCTTAAAATGTTCAAGCAGTTCTTTCTTGGCTGCAACTTGCTCTTCTCCATTTGTTCCCCATACTTTCCATGATGGGTCATAAAACTgaacacacaaacacaaaagaACCAAACAAAGTCATTAacaatctgtttttttttttggaaaaaatacAAGTTCTTGAGTTTAAAACATCTAAAACTTCGATTATATTTAAATCAATCTGATTATaagaatatttataaaaaagatatatttcAACTGAACCGGtcctaaaattttgattaaaaattaggGACTAAACCAATGTTTTATTGGGCTATATTATATTAGAGATCGTTTACCTTTTTGTCAATGAAATCTGCCCAGAACCTAGCTTGAGCTTTCTGGTAAGGATCAGAGGGGAGCATTGGGTATGTACCGGACCAAACCTCGTCGATGTACTCGAGCTGGATAAGAGATTCACAGATCGGTTTACCTTTGTGGATGAGAACAGGAATCTTCTTGTGAATGGGATTCATCTCGATGAGTAAAGGAGTCTTAATCCATGGATCTGTCTCGATGTACTCATAACTCACTCCTTTCTCAGCCAAAGCCATCTTCGTCCTCATACCGAACATGCTTGGCCAGTAATCAAGCAGAATCACTTCGTCCGCCATTTTTTTTAGATCAGCAACTGTTTTCAACTGCgcacttattatttattaatgtcTTTTTTGAATATGTAGAATCCCACTATATAAAAGCAACTAATTTCAAGCCTTCTTAAGCATGCCacatatgataaaatatttagaacCAATCATTTAGTCATGTCATTATGAGTTTCTTAATGACAAATTGCTGGGCCTCACAAAACCTTCACACCAATTCAATGTATCATTCCAGCCAATAGCATATCATATTCCTCCCTCTTCGTTAACTCTAACTTCCACAATTTTTATACGCTTAAAatagttaaggcaaatcacaaTACACCATTAAATAATTCATACCACCATCTTTCAAAATTCTGGCTAGATATATACACTTTCTCCACTGTTCAGAGCCATTAACACCTTAATCAGATCAAAAACCCCAACCTACTCTCTTCAACTTCTCCATCTCCATCTATATAACCCTTTGGCCACTTACGAAGTTCAAGTATTCTCCAAAGCTATATGAAAATACCTACCGCAGCTATGGCTGGACAAACTCCAACTCAACTGCACGAAACCCAGTCGAGGCGTGTTGAAGAAGAGTT from Brassica napus cultivar Da-Ae unplaced genomic scaffold, Da-Ae ScsIHWf_2756;HRSCAF=3524, whole genome shotgun sequence encodes:
- the LOC106387610 gene encoding glutathione S-transferase U26, whose amino-acid sequence is MADEVILLDYWPSMFGMRTKMALAEKGVSYEYIETDPWIKTPLLIEMNPIHKKIPVLIHKGKPICESLIQLEYIDEVWSGTYPMLPSDPYQKAQARFWADFIDKKFYDPSWKVWGTNGEEQVAAKKELLEHFKTLETELGDKTYYGGEVFGFLDIALMGYYSWFKAMEKFGEFSIETEFPKLTEWTKRCLERESVVKALTDSDKILEYAYVLRKKFGAE